The nucleotide window TGGCGTTATTAATGTTAATAAATTGTCTGAGCAATATTGTGGACTACAAATAGGGAATTCAACTCAAAAAGTAGCAAAGTGGTTATATTGAAATCGTTTTTCAGCCGAAAATTAAAAGCGTCCTCTTTAACAGAGGTAATGGTAGCAACAGTACTTATTGTAGTGGTTTTTGGTATTGCCATTGCTACATTAAATAACATAATGCAGAGCACTGTTAGTAAGAATACACAGGCTGTTGAAGCTGAGTTAACGGAGTTGCGATATTTATATAAAAATAATAAAATACGACTCCCATATGCTGATGAAATTGATGATTGGAAAATTTCTATTCTAAAGGTAAAAGAAGGTGTGTATTCGGTAGTTCATTTTGAAGCTGTAAATATCTTACATAAAAAACAATTGATAAAAAAAGAAATATTCATTGAAAATCACTAAAAAAATAAAAGCTTTTACATTGAGTGAGTTACTAGTTGTTTTAGTAATTTCTAGTATTGTAGTTTCATTAGCTATTCTTATATTGTTAATGGTTCAAAAACAAATTAAAAGCATTCAATCTAATTTAGATAAAAAACAAGAGATTCAGTTTTTAGAAAGAGCGCTATGGCAAGATTTTAATACCTATGCAGTTTCATATCAAAAAGAAAAGGATATATTATTTTTAACCAATTCTATTGATTCAGTAATTTATGTGTTTAATGAAGGTTATGTAATACGTGAAAAAGATACTATGTCCATTGAACTCATAGATAAAAAAATATTTTTAGATGGTAATCTTGTTACTTCTGGCGTTATTGATGGGCTTCAGATTGAAACTTCTGCTAAATTCGGATCTAAAAAAATGTTTATATATAAAAGTAAAAGTGCAATGCACTATTTAAATGACTAATGGCTTTTAAATTAGAAAACACACAAAAATCTAAACAAAAGAAGGATACTTCTTTTGATATTAATGCACTTCTAAAAAAAGAAATTAACTTTTTCGGCGGCTCTTTTTCTAATAAAAAGAAAGAAGCTTTTTATATAGAGTTGTCAGTTTTGTTAAATGCTGGTCTAGAGCTAAAAGATGCTCTTGAATTAATAGGAGCTGAACAAAAAAAAGAAGCAGATAAAGAGTTGTTTAAAACAATTGTTGATGAGTTAATTTCTGGAAAAAATTTATCAGAAGCAATACGGCTTGAAAAACAATTTACGGAATACGAGTATTATTCATTGCAAATAGGTGAAAGAACAGGAACGCTTCAAAAAGTAACTGACGAGTTGGGTGCTTTTTTTAGAAGGAAAAACGAACAAAAACGAACAATATTAAATGCATTGTCTTATCCAATGGTTGTTTTATGTACTGCATTTTTAGCAGTAGGCTTCATGTTGCAATATGTAGTACCAATGTTTGCAGATATTTTTAAACAAAACAAAGTAGAATTGCCTTGGATTACCAAACAAATAATTAGTTTTTCAAATGTTTTTTCATCGTATTATTGGGTAGTGATTTTAATGATTATAGCTTTTTTTGTTTTTATGAAGTTAGCTAAAAATAAAATTTGGTATCGTAAATGGAGTGCTGCCTTTTTGTTGAAAGTTCCTTTTGTAGGTGGTTTTTTACGTAAAGTACGAATAGCACAATTTACTCAAGCTATTACGTTATTAGTTGGTGCTAAAGTGCCATTGTTAAATGGTATTCAGCTAACTAAAAAAATGATAGATTTTTACCCTTTACAAATTGCTTTATCAAAAGTTGAAGAGGATATTTTACAAGGGAAAAGTTTGCATGAAAGTATAGGGAATCAGTCAATTTTTGATAAAAAAATGAGTTCGTTAATTAAAGTGGCTGAAGAAACAAATCAGACAGAGACAATTTTTAACAGATTAACATATCAATATAATCAAGAAATAGAGTATCAATCTAAAACAATAAGTGCGGTAATTGAACCTCTAATTATTTTATTTTTAGGTGGAGTTGTAGCTGTAATATTAATAGCTATGTATTTACCAATGTTTAAGCTAAGTACTGTTATTGGTTAGTTGTTTTTGATTTTTTGTAGAAAAATAGTAGCAGTTAAATAAATGCGATTTTTACTGTAGTTCTTTTTCTTTTTAAAATGGATAGATATTAATTCGCCTAATTGTTGTTGTTCTATATGATTTATTAATTTTAAAAGGGTGCTAAAATCTCCTTTTATTTCAAATGAAAAAGTAGTAATGGTAGTTTTTTTCTCAATAAATTCATGCGGTTCATCAAAAGCAAGTACTTCTATTTTTTTTTTCTTCAGAAAAAGAGGTGATTTTTTGAAGTAGCGTTTGTTGAAATGAATTTTTTAGTGAAACATTTCTTGATTTTAAAATAGAATCTAAAAAATTGTTTTTTTGAGTTAAATAGATGGTTCTATTTGTTGCGTTGTTTAATAATTGTTTTTCTTTTAAGAGGTTTGAATACTTGTTTTTAACCTCAAAAGTATTTTTAATTGTAAAATTATATACAACAAACAAGGTGATTAAAAAACCAACAAGTAAGCCTATGTTTTTTTGTTGGTTATTCATTGTTTATATGTATTAATAATTCAAATTCCATATTGTTTTTTTGTTTTCCGTAACTCATAATTGTTACTTTATCAACCCATTTTTTTGATTCTAACAATGAAATTAAATGAGTTGAATCTTCATTTTTTTTACTAACACCTTTTACTGTAATTTGATTTTTAGTAACAAGAATTGTTTTCCCTTTTTTTACGCGAGATTTTATTGGTTGATAATAAATATTTGTAAGTAAAATAGTATTTGGAATTAATTGAGCTATTTCATCTATATGTCTTGAAACTTTAGATTGAGAGACAGATTGTAAGTTTTTTACTACTTTTTCTTTTTGCGCTACTTTTTCTTGTAAGCTTATTAGTCTGTTTTTTGTTTGCTCATTTAATTGTACATCAATGGTCAGTTGATCTGCTTTGGTTGTGTAATGACTAAATACTAAAAAATTAATTAGAAGAATTGTAAATAAAAACCCAAACCCGAATTTCAAACCCAAGTCAAAAAGTTTTTTTTGTTGATATGTTTTTTTTAACTCCTCTGTTTTTTGAGTTAAACCTATTTGTTCTATGTTTTGGTCAAAATAGTACGATAAAACACCTCCTAGCGGTAATAATTCATGATTAGATACTTCTAAATCATTAACGATGTAGGTCTGATCTTCTACAAACTCTTTTTCAATAATTGTAATTTTATTGTTTTCTACTGTTATTTTAGCATTTGAAGTATTAAAATTATCATTCCCTATAAAAGGAAGAATATTTTGAAGTGCTAAATTTCCTAGTGAAAAATCAACAATAGAAATACCATTCTTTGAATAAAGATCAATTACATAGTCAATGTGTTCTTTTCTACAGATAGAAATGAATGATTCGGTATCGTTTGAGTATATTTCATAGTAAAAATCACTTATTACAATGTTTGGAAAAGCTACTTGAATAAGCTTCTTTTGACTATCATTAACAACTGTTATTTTTTTTGAAAGTACATGTTGATTATTAATGATTAAAAAAGCATGTTTGTTCGCTTTTACAAAAGAAATTACTTCATTTATACTATTATATTGATGCCTGTTTGTTACATTTAGCTCTTTTTTCTTTTTAGATAATTGAAGCCCCGTATAAAAATCTGTATTGTTTTTGTCTGTCGAATGCTCAATAGCACAAAAACTTGTTCCGTATAGTAACCATTTCTTTAACATTAACGAATGATAGTTGGTTTAATTAAAACAGATAATTTTGTTTTAGAGTTTGTTCTTGTTTTTTTACTAAATAACCATTTAATAATAGGGACTCTTGCTAGAAAAGGGACTCCTGAACCTGAATCGTTTTTTATATTTTCTTCCAATCCGCCTAAAATAATAACATCTTGATCCTGAACTCTAATAGTAGAAGTAAATTCTCTGGAATTCATTCCTGGAGGAGCATTTTTATCAATACGTTTACCATTAAAACTAGATTGTAAAACATTTACACTAAGTGTTATTTGTTCATCTCCAGATACTATCGGTCTAATGTTTACCGATAAATCAGCATCTATGGGGATGTATTGGTTAGTTTGTATTGTTTGAGGGTTTTGAGAACCTATAACATCAGTTCTTTCATCTTTATAATATGAGCGCTCTCCATTTGATAACGATGCACTATGACCGTTTAAAGTTGATAATTTGGGGGTAGACCTTATTTTTACATCACCATTTGTTTCCATCATTTGAATTTTTGCAAAAAAGTTAGGGACTACCTTACCTACATTTAATGATCCAAAGCCATTAAATCCTCCAATGATTTTGTTTATAGTAGTAGCTCCCAAATTTATATTTGCAGAAGGGAAAATACTTCCATTATCTTTAGTTGGTTTGTCTCCTATACCTAAATCTAAACCTGTGCTAACTGATGCCGACTTAGTAACTTCTAATATCATTACTTCAATTAAAACAACAGGTATCGGTTTATCTATCTTACTTACAAATTCTTTGAATTTTTCTACTTCTTGCGTGTCACCGCTTACAATAAAAGCATTTTGTTCTATATCGGTTATTATTTCAAGTTTACCCATGATATCTTTCGGTATAATACTTTTTAAAGCTTCCGCTTTAGAATTATAATTTCCAAAAGATTGGTTTTGGTTGCGAATATTTTGTTGTCTACTATTATAGTTGTTATTTCTTTGGTTGTTTAAATTGTTTCTATTTCCGTTAGAATATGATTGTTGAGAACTATTAAAATTGTTAGAGTTATTAGTGAGTGAATTTCTATTACCATTAAAGTTTTGAACTCTATTACGTGCTCTATTTTGTAACGGTTGATTCATTATTTCAATAGAACGATGCATCAATGGAATGACAACAGAACTTCTAATTAGTTTTTTTTCTTTTTGTCCAAAATAGTATATACTTTTTTTCTTTTTGTATGTAAATTTAGTATCCTCTAAAATTTTAGATAACAATTCATCGTAAGTAATTCTTGATGCTTTTACTGAAGCTTTACCAATGTTATTTAAAGGAGCATTAGTGAAAATGTTAATCTTTAAAGCATTTCCTATGTCGTTAATAACAGTTTCAATTTTAGCATTTTCAAAATCTACATCCAGTAGTAGGTGCTCAGTGTCAATTATTTTAAAAAACAAATTAGAATTTTGATAACGAGTTGGTCTTATAGTTTGACCATTATTAATTGAATTTCGATTATTAGAGTTTTGTTGAAAGCTTGCGGCGTTTTCAAATAAGTAATAATTATCTTTTGTTTTTGTTACTATTAAGTTGTTTGAAAATGCTAGTTTATCCATAGCACTCTCAAAAGACTTGTTTTTTATGTATCCAGAAATTGTTTTTCTACCTATATCTGGTGAAAAAACAAGGTTTTTCCCTGATATGTTGGTGATTTTTTTAAATGCAACTGCAATAGAGTCATTTTGTAAGTCAATAGTAAATAAATCAGAAGTAACATCATATTCAACAGGTATATTCTTCGGAATGTATCCTGGTTTTTTTTCTTTTTCTGGAACGTATTTTTTTAATGAAATAATATTACCAGTAACAATGAAAGTAAGTTTAAATTCTTTACATAAATAAAGTAAGATGTCTTTAATTTGAGCGTTAGAGAAATTGTGTGTTAAGTTTGTATTTTGCAACTCGTCAGATACACTTAAATTAACTTTTCTAGCTTTTCCAATAGCTCTAATAAAAACGGGAAGGTTTTGACCACTTACATTAAAATCTACTGTTTTTGTAAGTCCAGGTATAGTTGTTAGTAGGTTGTTTAATTTTTGTTCTAATTTAAGAATTCTTTCTTTTTCTTTGTTAATATTCTCTTGAGTAAACCCATTAAGTGTTCCTAGAAGTAATATTAATATGAATTTAATTGTATGTTTTTTTAGCATTTTTTTTATTTTATAGTAAAAGCATTTGTTGAATAACTAGTTTCATATTCTGTATTCATAGCTTTTACTCTCCATTCATATTGTGAACTTGTTAAATCTTTATTTATAGATTTATTGTTAATTATGGTATCCAACAAAATTTTCGTTGCGTTTTTAAAGGTCGGTGTTGCAATTTGGATATTATAGTTATCTGCATCTTCAATAGTTTGCCAATTAAAACTAATTAATCCTGCGTCTAATTGGGCACCATTGCTAGGAGCAAGTAATATGATCCTTTCATTTGAAATATTTTTAATAAAAATAGCTTCACAAGAATTTAATAGAAAACAGATACTTACAATGATTGTTAACTTTTTCATTTTTTTAAAATTTAAAACTATTTTCAGTTAATTTATCTTCAAGTTCTTGAGCGTTTCTTTTAGTTGTATTGCTGCAATTTTGACCCTCATTAACAATAGTGGCTATTTTAATTTTTCTTCTTTTAGTAGTTTTCCAACAGAATGAAGATAATTGATATCCAAAAATTACCTCTTTAGAAAGGTCTAATTCTCCAATCTTTTTTTCGTTTTTAAATAGAAGTAGTCTTTGTTTTTTATATTTATCTGTTTGTAAATAAATAGCGTCACTTTGTTTAAGTTGATTTAAAAAAGGTGCTCCCGAGGTGAGTTTTATTCCAGTAATTATCGTAGCCTCAGGTGATTTTTTTAAGTAATTAAAAATAGATAAGTTATTCTCATTTATTGAAGAAACAATAGAAACCTTATCAGTAACACTGATGCTAGTATAAAATGGTTTGTTTGGAATGCTATCGTTAAAAATTATTTTTTGGGTTTGATCTTTTCCGCTAATAGCTTTTTTGTATTCTTTGTAAGTATCTTTTTTGAATTGATGCGTTGAGTAAGAAACCTTAATTTTTTGATCGTATCTAGGAACTCCAAAAGTTTGAAAAACAGTTTTTCGAAGAGATTTTTGTTTTTCTCCAATAACACCTAACTCAACGGGTGTTTTTGTAGTGTAAAAATTGTTTTTCTGAGGAAGGACCCCACAGGAAACACACATTATTAATGTGATTATAGCAATTATTTTTTTCATTTTATTTGTTTAAGCCGTAATTTAACAACAAATTGTCGCGCAAAAATACTAAATATTTTTACTTTTGACATTTATATATATTTTTACTATGAAATTGAAGAAGAATATTTTATCTAAAAAAGTAGAAGCTTTTAATTTACAAGAGCTGTTAGTGGTTCTTGTTATTATTGGAATTCTTATTTTGATAGCACTCCCTAATTTAATGCCAATGATTTCTAAAGCAAAAAGTATTGAGGCTCAGAATCAATTAAAACATTTGGGGTCTATGCAACGAACACATTTTTATATGCATTCTAAATATTCAAATGATTTTAATGCTATTGATTTTGTTGTTCCTTTAACTAATAAAAATGGAGGTAAAGCAAAATATTCATATGAAATTATAGAAGCTACCACGAATACTTTTAAAGCGCGTGCTACTGCTATAGTGGATTTTGATGGGGATGGTGTTTTTAATGTTTGGGAAATAGACCAAGAACAAAATTTGAAAGAAATAATTAAAGATTAAACGAAATAATAAGTAGTTTAATTGTTAATAATAAAACCTCCAAAAAAGATATTTTTTGGAGGTTTTATCATGTTAATCTCTTTTTACAGAAAATCACCAAAGAAAAACCAGTTAAGGCTTTTTTTAATTTTGTTTTCTTTGTTGTCTTCTTCTAGGATTTTGGTGTCTCTTATTTCACTTTGAAATAAATCGATAACAAATTCATCGTAAGTTTTTTTAGTTTCCTCTTTTAAAAAAGCATCAAAGTATAATTCACTAGCTTTTTCTCCTTTTATTTTTTCTATTTCTAAAAGTGTTTTATATAAAGGCTCAATTTTTTCAATAACACCATTTGGTACAGCTTTTCTTCGTCCTGTATAACCAGTAATTTCACCTTGCTCATTTTTATCAACTGTAAAATCGGTAATCACCCAATAGTATCTACCGGTTCTTGTTAAGTTTTTAACAATAGCATGGAAATTTTCACCTTTTTTTAAAGCGTTCCATAAAACTTTAAATGCCACTTTAGGCATATCAGGATGACGAATAATATTATGGGGCTCACCAATTAATTCAATTTTATTGTATTCAGAAGCTTCTTCAAAAGCATCATTCATGTATAAAATTGTACCATGAATGTCCGTTTTGCTAATGATTGTTTGGGTTTTATCCCATTTTACTTCTTCGTTTATAATCTTGATTGGTTTGGGGGATATCTTTGTCATTTAATACTTTATTTAGTCTAAACAAAAATAATTAAAACAAATAAAACAGTAACCTTAATTTTAAATAAAAGTTACTGTTTTTTATTTTTAAAATAGGGGTGGTTTGCTAAAGGAAATCACCAAAGAAAAACCAATTTAAGCCTTTTTTAATTTTATCTTTATTAGCTGGAGTATCGTACTGTTCTTTTTTACTTTCCTCTTTAAATAAATCAACAACAAACTCGTTATAGTTCTTACCTATTTCTTCTTTTAAATAACCTTCAAAATATAATTCACTGACCTTTTCGCCTTTTAATTTTTCAATATCAAGTAATGTTTTATATAGTGGCTCAATTTTTTTAATAACACCTTCTGGAACAGCTTTTCTTCGTCCTGTATAACCAGTAACTTCACCTTGTTCATTTTTATCAACTGTAAAATCAGTAATAACCCAATAATATCTTCCAGTTCTAGTTAAGTTTTTAACGATGGCATGAAAGTTTTCGCCTTTTTTTAAAGCTTCCCATAAAACTTTAAATGCTACTTTAGGCATATCTGGGTGTCTAATTATGTTATGAGGTTCGCCAATTAATTCAATGGCACTATACTCACAAGCTTGTGTAAAAATATCATTAGCATATAAAATCGTTCCGTGTAAATCCGTTTTACTTACAATTGTTTGGGTCTTGTCCCATTTTACCTCTTCGTTAATAATTTGTTTTGGGGGAGTTTCCATAATTTAGTTTTTTTATTTTGGTTGCCGCAAAAATCTATTAATAAAGGATAATTAAATATGATTTTTATCAGTTTCTAAATTGTTTTTACAACAGAACAAAATGTATATTTGTCAGTTAATACAAACAACATTATTATGAGCGAATCTAGAAAACGACGAGAAGCTTTATTATATCATGCAAAACCAAAGCCAGGAAAA belongs to Tenacibaculum sp. MAR_2010_89 and includes:
- a CDS encoding prepilin-type N-terminal cleavage/methylation domain-containing protein yields the protein MKITKKIKAFTLSELLVVLVISSIVVSLAILILLMVQKQIKSIQSNLDKKQEIQFLERALWQDFNTYAVSYQKEKDILFLTNSIDSVIYVFNEGYVIREKDTMSIELIDKKIFLDGNLVTSGVIDGLQIETSAKFGSKKMFIYKSKSAMHYLND
- a CDS encoding type II secretion system F family protein, whose product is MAFKLENTQKSKQKKDTSFDINALLKKEINFFGGSFSNKKKEAFYIELSVLLNAGLELKDALELIGAEQKKEADKELFKTIVDELISGKNLSEAIRLEKQFTEYEYYSLQIGERTGTLQKVTDELGAFFRRKNEQKRTILNALSYPMVVLCTAFLAVGFMLQYVVPMFADIFKQNKVELPWITKQIISFSNVFSSYYWVVILMIIAFFVFMKLAKNKIWYRKWSAAFLLKVPFVGGFLRKVRIAQFTQAITLLVGAKVPLLNGIQLTKKMIDFYPLQIALSKVEEDILQGKSLHESIGNQSIFDKKMSSLIKVAEETNQTETIFNRLTYQYNQEIEYQSKTISAVIEPLIILFLGGVVAVILIAMYLPMFKLSTVIG
- a CDS encoding PilN domain-containing protein, giving the protein MLKKWLLYGTSFCAIEHSTDKNNTDFYTGLQLSKKKKELNVTNRHQYNSINEVISFVKANKHAFLIINNQHVLSKKITVVNDSQKKLIQVAFPNIVISDFYYEIYSNDTESFISICRKEHIDYVIDLYSKNGISIVDFSLGNLALQNILPFIGNDNFNTSNAKITVENNKITIIEKEFVEDQTYIVNDLEVSNHELLPLGGVLSYYFDQNIEQIGLTQKTEELKKTYQQKKLFDLGLKFGFGFLFTILLINFLVFSHYTTKADQLTIDVQLNEQTKNRLISLQEKVAQKEKVVKNLQSVSQSKVSRHIDEIAQLIPNTILLTNIYYQPIKSRVKKGKTILVTKNQITVKGVSKKNEDSTHLISLLESKKWVDKVTIMSYGKQKNNMEFELLIHINNE
- a CDS encoding type II secretion system protein GspD, whose amino-acid sequence is MLKKHTIKFILILLLGTLNGFTQENINKEKERILKLEQKLNNLLTTIPGLTKTVDFNVSGQNLPVFIRAIGKARKVNLSVSDELQNTNLTHNFSNAQIKDILLYLCKEFKLTFIVTGNIISLKKYVPEKEKKPGYIPKNIPVEYDVTSDLFTIDLQNDSIAVAFKKITNISGKNLVFSPDIGRKTISGYIKNKSFESAMDKLAFSNNLIVTKTKDNYYLFENAASFQQNSNNRNSINNGQTIRPTRYQNSNLFFKIIDTEHLLLDVDFENAKIETVINDIGNALKINIFTNAPLNNIGKASVKASRITYDELLSKILEDTKFTYKKKKSIYYFGQKEKKLIRSSVVIPLMHRSIEIMNQPLQNRARNRVQNFNGNRNSLTNNSNNFNSSQQSYSNGNRNNLNNQRNNNYNSRQQNIRNQNQSFGNYNSKAEALKSIIPKDIMGKLEIITDIEQNAFIVSGDTQEVEKFKEFVSKIDKPIPVVLIEVMILEVTKSASVSTGLDLGIGDKPTKDNGSIFPSANINLGATTINKIIGGFNGFGSLNVGKVVPNFFAKIQMMETNGDVKIRSTPKLSTLNGHSASLSNGERSYYKDERTDVIGSQNPQTIQTNQYIPIDADLSVNIRPIVSGDEQITLSVNVLQSSFNGKRIDKNAPPGMNSREFTSTIRVQDQDVIILGGLEENIKNDSGSGVPFLARVPIIKWLFSKKTRTNSKTKLSVLIKPTIIR
- a CDS encoding prepilin-type N-terminal cleavage/methylation domain-containing protein encodes the protein MKLKKNILSKKVEAFNLQELLVVLVIIGILILIALPNLMPMISKAKSIEAQNQLKHLGSMQRTHFYMHSKYSNDFNAIDFVVPLTNKNGGKAKYSYEIIEATTNTFKARATAIVDFDGDGVFNVWEIDQEQNLKEIIKD
- a CDS encoding PAS domain-containing protein, translating into MTKISPKPIKIINEEVKWDKTQTIISKTDIHGTILYMNDAFEEASEYNKIELIGEPHNIIRHPDMPKVAFKVLWNALKKGENFHAIVKNLTRTGRYYWVITDFTVDKNEQGEITGYTGRRKAVPNGVIEKIEPLYKTLLEIEKIKGEKASELYFDAFLKEETKKTYDEFVIDLFQSEIRDTKILEEDNKENKIKKSLNWFFFGDFL
- a CDS encoding PAS domain-containing protein — its product is METPPKQIINEEVKWDKTQTIVSKTDLHGTILYANDIFTQACEYSAIELIGEPHNIIRHPDMPKVAFKVLWEALKKGENFHAIVKNLTRTGRYYWVITDFTVDKNEQGEVTGYTGRRKAVPEGVIKKIEPLYKTLLDIEKLKGEKVSELYFEGYLKEEIGKNYNEFVVDLFKEESKKEQYDTPANKDKIKKGLNWFFFGDFL